The genomic window AAAAAGATGGCCCCGGCTAAGGCCAAGGCTGTCAACGGTATCAAACAGACTTTGAAGAAAAAGAGCAAGGAGTTTGAGGGTGTTTTGAAGACTTACAATGAGGTTTGTATTATTGGCCGTTGATGCGAAAGGAGTGCATAGACTAATGTTGATGCAGGACCCCGAAGCGTACGCCGCTGCTTACGAAAAGGCTAACGCCGCACCAGCTGCTCCCAAGCCCGCTAAGAAGTCTACTGTTGCTACCCCTGGTGAGGGTGAGGGCGACGAGTTTATGACCATCGGCAAGGGTGGAAAGACTCTTAACCTTACTGCCGAAGGTGTCTTCAAGACTTTGAGGGAAATCTTTGAGGCTCGAGGCCGAAAGGTTTGTCGGATTTCTGCGATCACTACTGCGTCGGCTGAACTCCTTGTAGAACACTGACCGTGCCGAGACCATCAAGATCCTCACCAAGCTTCTTGAAGTTTCTGAAACCACCTACCAGAAGATCCGAGTCCTTCTCGCGCTTGTCCCTGCTCGACTCGACTACTCTCAGCACCTCGTTTCTATCCCTCAAGAATCTTGGGTGGCCGCTTTGCAAGAATTTGACCAGTTGATCTCTATCTTGATCGCCGAGCCCGATTACTTAGTACAGGAAATCGTTGGCGAGTATGATGATTTGGTTGAGAGGACCCCAGAGGTTGTGGACGGTAAGAAGCAGAAGGTGTTGATCGCCGGCAGCTTAATCAGTCTTTTGGAGAGCTTAGACAGCGAGGTACGTATTATTTTGCTCTATTTGCAAGGTGGCAAACTGACATTCGCTCCTCCAGCTCACCAAGACTCTGCAACACACTGATGCTCATGAGAAGGGTGACGAGTACATTGACCGACTCAAGCACGAGGCTCCTCTTTACACCACTATTGTCAAGGCTCAGACCCTCTTTGAGCGTGAACATCTTTCCGACAACATTGCCCGTACCGTCATCCGACGTCTCGAACACATTTACGCCAAGCCcgacatcatcatcgaGCACTTTGAGAGCAAGGCTACCCAGGCCGCTGCTGGTTTGAAATCCGAGATCACTCCCTTCGACGTCAAGCGTGACGCCAGCGGTGTCATCCACGACCTCGCCGTGTTCATCTATCAATCCGATGCCCCCGTCCTCCGTGCCCGAGCTATTCTTTATCACATCTTTAACCAGGCTCTCCACGGCCGATACCATCAGGCTCGTGACCTTCTCCTCATGTCTCACCTCCAAGACACCATTTCCCACGCCGACGTCACTACTCAGATCCTTTACAACCGTGCGGTTATGCAGCTCGGTCTCGCTGCTTTCCGACTCGGCTTTATCCCCGAATGCCAGACTATTTTGTCCGAGATGTTCTCTACCATGCGACAGAAGGAGTTGCTTGCCCAAAGTGTGCAAAGGTACAACATCCAACTTTCTCCCGAGCAGGAACTCCTCGAAAAGCGACGACTTTTGCCCTTCCACATGCACCTCAACGTTGAGCTTCTCGAAGCTGCGTACCTCACTTCGTGCATGCTTATTGAGATCCCTTTGCTTGCTAGCGTCGACACTGAGGAGCAGAGAAGGCGAGTGACTAGCAAGACCTTCAAGAGGTTGTTGGATATGGCCGACAGACAAGCCTTCATGGGTCCTCCTGAGAACACTCGTGACCACATTATCAAGGCGAGCCAGGCCTTGCAGGCTGGCGAGTGGGAGAAAGCTAGGGACTTGATTGTTTCCATCAAGGTTTGGAACTTGTTGGACAACGCTGCGGAGGTCAAAGACATTCTTGCCAAGAAGAtccaagaagaaggtcTTCGAACATCCCTTTTCACCTACGCTGCGTACTACGattctctttccctttctcACCTCGCTTCTACATTCAACCTTCCCGTTAGCCGAATCACTTCTATCATCTCTCGAATGATCTACACGGACGAGCTCACCGCCTCTTTGGACCAGATCGACGGTGTCGTCATCTTCCACCGAGTCGAACAGTCTGAGGTGCAGCGACTCGCTCAGCAACTCGCCGAGCGAACTGCCTCTATGCTTGAGCAAAACGAAAAGACCCTTGACGTCAAGTTGGGTAACCAAGGACAAGGGCAAGATAGGGACACAAGGGCAGCgggtggagaaggaggtAGGCAACAAGGAGAAAGGAGGGGTGGCAGGGGAACATACCGGGGAcgaggtggaagaggtggtAGAGGAGGATTCAACCAAGGATTGGGGACAACTATGGGGAGAAGAGTGACGGCGCAGTAAGGAGGGTTTCTGTTAGACGCTTATTGATTTGATCTGGACGTGGTAGGTATGCACTTATAGCATTGTGTAGTATGAACATGGTTTGGTTGGACTCTATTTTGCAGTGATATGCAGGACATGATTGGAGCTGTACGGAGCTTAACCGCTAGGTGATCGAGCCCGAAATGCCTGCAATAGTAGTGGGAAAGGACTCGATGACGAAATCTAGATGTATATACGAGGCGTTATAAATGTGACAGCTATGTCTACTAGCTCGCAGTAGAGCAATACGTGTACTGCCTCATCTGGATTGATTCCCTCCTCTGCAGTAATCAAAGTCCTCAAAATCGGGTATCGTCACGTCGACTGCGCTTGACATGACAAGAAGCCAACAGTAAACCAGTCGAGATGAAATAAAATGGGttgaagagggaagagataCGGATTAATACCAAAGATGGGGACTTTGATTAAGATTGAAAGGAACTGGATGAGAGGAGGTTCTTGAAGAGCAATTTGAAAGACGTGAGCTCCGTCATTCGGCCCTTTGAGTTGGGTCGTTGAAGACTCGTGTGAAAGGTAGCTTGCGATGGACCATGTTGAACCTCTTTCAGTGTGCGCACATGGTGGTTATGGACATCATTACATGTCACTGATACCGATTTGTGAATATATTCACGTTGATATATTGCTGAGTTCGGCAATCAAACAATAAGAAAATGGAGCAGATAGGGATGACCACGCTCGTTCTATTGGTGTGAGCGTGTCTCTGGAAGAGATTCAGGCAGTCTGTGATGTATGTCCTGCGTCACTGTATTGAAACCTTTGGTGTACCTAATGGGTATGACCCCAGATTCGATCACCTCGATCTGTGATCAATCAACTCGAATTTCACCGTCACTCTCTTGTTTGTTCACTATCTTCCTCCTACCCTTTTGCCTCTGTGGAAGGTTCAGAATGTCAAGTTGGCCGCACACAGTCCTTTCATGTCTATTGTTCGATACGAAGATGGCCTAGTAAATGAATTTGTCGTCGAGGAAAGGAACTTGGGCGATATAAATGAGCAGGTGTTTCTGAGATGGGCACACGAAGTGAACGAGATAGTTGCTGTTGTTTTGTTAAGTACACTCACCTCGTTCATCTGACACTTGTTAGGTTAAGGAACTCTACTTATCGAGTACTTGTTGGACATCGGGTAAACCTAATGGCATGGTAGAACAGATCAAGTCATTTCTCCCAGATTCAACAGATCCCCCCCTGTCAGATGAACATCGAGAGAACATTCAAAGACCGGGCAGAGTGTGCCATTCCGTTTCTGGGGTCAAGAATGGCGAAATACCCGTACTTTGTGAGTATAATCTTTCATGCTTGATGGTTAAATTGCCAAAATCAGATACATGGTGGGAAATAAAAGGAAAATGCTAAGCGATGTGGATGCTTATTACAGATAAAAGGTGACGAAGGGTTCTTCGTCTGTGACACCTGGCTTCGGCATCGCATCAAGCCGGATACAAACGGTGTTTGGGCCAAGGCTGTTAGTAATGATTGCTGGCTGGTCATCTGTCACATACACTACTGACGTTCTGGCGGTGTATCGATCAGTGCCAAACGGAATCAAGGAGGGACGGCGACGTTAGCGTTGCTGAACCGTCAGCAGACGTAAAAGTTTAGCGAGGGTGACTGGATGCTGTGATTGCAtgagaagaaaagaggaaggaggaacTAACACAGATCGAAATTAAGTCTAAATGAAGAATGATCAGTTGATGCTGGTGTACCGGCGATGGTGTTTATTCATGAGTCTTGAATTGTATGAGGGATGACCAAAAACGGTAAATACGTACGGGCTTTGCACACCGATTCGTGCATCACTGTTCGTTATTACCAGTAAGAATCTGCCTAAGCTCTattttctcttctctcttcgTTATGCTTCTCTTTTCCTGCTGCAAGCCGAAGAGTTCAAGAAGACGGATCATGTGCCGGTCACCGGATTATGTATTCATTCACCCTTCGTGGCCTTCGTCTACGCAGATCGCTAAGCGAGTTGAACACCACTCGTTTCCTCCACTTCTTATCTTTTGCGCTTTGATCTTTCGGTAATCCAGCAAGGTAGTGCGTCATGGTCCTACAGCAGCCTACGGTCTACGAATCTATATGGTTTATTATTATGGAGATGTTAACTCTGAAAGTAATTAGGAAGAACAAAAGCACTGGGAGGATGAATTGAACGACCGGAAGAGATACGTACCCAGTCGCAGATGCCCGAACTCGTAACATATAACCGAAGTGTCCCGAGGAACTGTGGTTGTGTGGCTGGAGATGGAGTCGATGCTATCTGCAGCTCACTGAGGATGTCAGATGTGTTTTCGCATGCCGTCCCATAGCCCTTACGTCAACGGGGGCCACTCGATGCTCACGACGAGCAGTTGGAGGTTGAGGGGTGGCAACAATGTTGGAGCGTTCTAATCTTACTTCGCAGTAGGTACGACGCATCTGTGGTGATCAAAAAGGTCCCGTTCCTGGGTGATATCCGGACTGCAAGTGACATACCCGGACCCCACACCTCGCTTCCAAAAATATCTCCTGAATTTTTACTGCCTTTCCCGAGTTGCTCCACTTTTTTTGGTAGTGCGTTTCCAGAGCTGCAGAGATCCTCTAAGCGAGGTCTAGCATTAACCGAGCTGAAAACTTCATAATGCAGCCCCACATCCTCGCATACATATTGCCAGCACGAGCCAGTAAGCGGTCACCTAAAATATCCATCGCCGCTATCTCTGCACTCTAGCGAGCTTCAGAAAAAGTGCTTAACAAGACACTCCCCACCCGGCCCCTCTTCTTACCCAGTTTTGTTTTAGTTTTAtttcttccacttccactTTTCCGGCAGCTACTGCATCGACCACTTTAACCCTCTCCTCGACAATCTTGACGCTCTCATCTCTCCGAACACCATGTCGGACCCAACTTTGGACCAGTCATACCCTCTGAAGGGCCCCTACTCCCAACAGGCAGTCACCGAGTCAATCCAGAGAGAACAGGTTGGTTTGGGACCTTATTCCTCTCGCCCCCAAGGTGGCCATGTCACAATagaaggtgaagaggtTAACCCTCACAAAAATTTCCACCTTATGAGTTTGGGTAAGTTTTTCATCTTGAGCCGAAATGTATACTACAGTGGCTGACGTACTTTCGCCTGTTAGTCGGTTTGGCCTATGCCATTCTCAATTCATGGACTGCCATGGCTACCTCCCTTTCTGTTGCTTTACCCTCTGGTGGTCCCACAGCCGTCATCTGGGGTATCGTTCCTTCTTTCATTGGTAATCTTGCGATGGCCGCTAGTATGGCAGAAATTTGTCACGTTTACCCCACTGCTGGTGGTCAGTACCACTGGTCTGCTATTCTTTCTCCTGCCAAGATGGCTCCTGTACGTCTTTCATGCGACCTTGCAGCTCGAAAACTAGCTGATCTTTCATCAGGCAATCTCTTGGATTTGTGGTTGGTTCGCTGCTTCAGGTTGGGTTGCTCTTGCCGCTACTGCCGGTTCTTTGGCCGGTCAGCTTATCACCGGTGTTATTGGCCTCATGCACCCCAACTACAATCCTGAACGATGGCACATTTTCCTCATCTACACTGCCTATACTCTCGGTGCCTGTTTCCTGAACATTTTCGGCTTAAGGCTCTTGCCCATGATCAACCAGACCGCCATCTTCTGGTAAGTTGCAATCGTTTACTCCAAGCGAAGACGAACAGTGTTGACTTCGGTACATAGGTCCTTGACAGGTGCTgttgtcatcatcattgTCTGTCTGTCTTGCGCATCCCCTAACTTCCAAAGCGGCGACTTTGTCTTCCGTGAATTCATCAACACCACGGGATGGCCTGACGGTGTTGCTTGGCTCCTCGGTCTTTTGCAGAGTGCGTCACTACAAGAAGCGAGACGCCGTTGCAGCAACGCTAACTTCTTTTGATAGGTTCTTTTGGTCTTACTGGTTATGATGCCGTCTCTCACATGGTCGAAGAAATGCCTTTACCTCACATCAACGCCCCCAAAACCATGATTCTCGCCGTCTGCATCGGTGCATCCAGCTCTTTCGTCTTCCTTATCTGCCTGTTGTTCTCCATTTCCGATGTGGACGCTGTCAACTCTTCTCCTGCTGGTGCTTTGCTCGAGTCCATGTTCCAGGCTACCAAATCCAGGGCCGGTGCCGTCTGCTTGCAGATATTCCCCATCATTGCTATGGTCTTCACTGCTCAAGGTCTCATGACTGCCTCCTCTCGAATGGTTTACGCCTTTGCTCGTGACGGTGgtcttcctttctctcGCGTTTTCGCCATCATGAACAAAAACGGTGTCCCCATCCCTGCTGTTCTCTTCACCACCGTCCTCGTCATCATTTTCGGTTGCATTTACCTCGGTTCTAGCGCGGCGTTGAACGCCATTTTGTCTAGCTCAGTCGTCTTTTTGAACATCTCTTACTCTATCCCTAGTAAGTCTTTCTTGCTTCCAAAGCGATGAACAGTTTCTGACTCAACATCTCAGTTTTCCTCGTTCTCATCCGTGGACGAAGCATCCTCCGCCCTCCTTCCCTCCCTGAGCCTACATTCACTTTGGGCCCTATCCTCGGTCCGATCTGCAATGTCGTAAGTATTAATAGTCAATGGTCTTCACTGCCACGCGGCTAACATCATACTTGCAGATTGGTCTTTGCTTCACTGCGCTCACCACcgttttcttccttttccctcccGAGCTTCCTGTCACCGGTACCAACATGAACTACGCCGTTGTTGTTTTGGGTATCATCTGTACGTTTCCTCCCCCTCGCTCATCAGATCAGTTCAAGTAGCTAACACATCCTTTAGTTATCGTCTCCGTCATCACCTGGATCGTCGACGGTCGCAAAAACTTCATCGGTCCTCGTGATCTCGGCGCTCTCCTCGAACTTGCCCGTTCCGAGGTTGATGCCACTAAAGTTAATGCTCACCACCATGGAACCAGCCATCCTAACGAGCACGAGTTAAGTGTCCAGGAGAAGGGCTCCGTTGCCGAGGACATCGATTCCATGTAATTGAAGCAAATATCAAAATAGGTGTATTGGTCAGGTGTATTGGTCGAAAGAAGCGTTTTCTATTTTTCTGGGTTACTTTCGTTATGATTATGTCTAAGAGGTACTAGACAATGGTATAAAAGTAGGGCAACGAGATCATAGACCGTAAACAGCTATGTAAGAATGCATCGTCTACATTTGTATGCTATAAAGGTTGCAGATCGCGGAGCGAGTGTGATTGAGAATCTTAGCAAAAACCCGGATCCAGTACGACGGCGCGGAAAATCTGTATTTGTGCGCAGTAGCGGAAGCAAAAGGGGGTACCTGTTCTTTTCAGAAATGTTGCAAGTTAACGGCAAGCTTAAATGAGTGGATCGAAGGTTGAGCAACAATCGCAAGGAGGCGTACAGGGAACAACGGAAGACTTGAAAGAAGCAGGGGAACCTAGAATGAAtaagaaaaaggaaaattTGAAGCTGACAGGAATCGAACCTGCGACCGACGGATATCAACCAAAAGTAGTTGGAATCCGTCGTTCTACCAATTGAACTACAGCTCCAGACGAAGATTTTTGAAAAAGATCCTCTTTTAACTATGAATAATTGCGCAAcgcctccacctccacttGCAAAGCTTCATGTAAAGTCCTCTGTTTTCGATAATTTCAACAATATCCTCATTCCCGTAGCTATTTCACAAAATGTCCAATAACCCCATGACGACACCTTCCATTGGGGCCCAAGGCTCAGCGTCAACTATGCCCTCATTCCCTCCCACCTCTTCCAACCAGTCATCTTTCAAAGCTCCCCCCAACCCCAACATTCCCCAGGATATTGCCGTGATCATGGAACTGGTTGCCAACAACGAAGTCGTTGGTGTCCTTCCACCAGTCGATATGTCGGCTGCTGAGAAGCGTAAGCAGGTTGAAGACAATTTGAAGAATAAGAAACAGGTAGAGGAAAATAGTTCTAGCGATTCAGACTCATCCAGCGAGTTCGAGTCTAGTAGTGAGGGGGAGtcagaagatgagaaagTGGTGAATAAGAAGCCAATGACCGCCGAAGAACACCAGACCCTTAAAGCACAACTGGATGCTTTTATTGGCGAGAATCACGATGCTGCAGATGTGGAGTTCGAGTACGATTCTGATCCCGAATCCGATGACTCTGAGGACTACAATTTCAGTCTCGACAAGATGGGATTTGAATTcatggaagatgatgaagacattgGTCCTGTTGATCCTGGACCAGTTCTTTCGCGGAACGAGGCGCCGTTACCTGCTGTTCAGCCGCCTCCTATGACCAAGCTTCCTGAAGGAGAGAGGCTCAGCTTGGCAGGTGATGTTGTGAGTTGGATGCCTGAGAAAAAGTTGGAGACGTGGTTGGAAAAGAAAGCTGGAGGAATCGAGGGAGGTGAGGAAAAGGGCTTTGTAAATGTCGAGAAAAGGGTGGATGAGGGATTGCTCCCTGGTGTTGAGGAAAGTGAGGCAaaggaggtggagaaggagttGGCGATTGATCCTCAGCCGGAGTCTGTTGATATTTCAATAGAGACCGGTGCGGTTGCCGAGCAGCAGACAGCTAGCAAAGATACGGAAGCTCAGACTGGACAGGCTGCTTCTGCCGCCGAGGAGCTGACAAAAAAAGCTTCAAAGACAGAACCAACGTTTACTTCTGCTGGTACTGTTGTGGTTCGCGCTATGCAATCGCGTCCAGGAGACTTCGACGATGGCTGGCTTGAAGAGGGAAGTATTTTATGCTGGGAAGATGGTCGAGTTCTGGGCACTGTAAGTACAAACAGCCAAAGAGGAGCTATGACTCAACCGACATACTATCATAGGTCTACGAGACGTTTGGCCCATTAACGTCTCCCTTTTATACTGTTCGACTCCCTCCGCCACCTTTCCCATACCCTACGCCTGGATCCCTTGCTACCGGTACACGTCTCTTTTATCCCTTTAACCCCTCTTATCGATCATTCGTTAACATGGTTGCTGTTCGCGATCCTCGCTACAAGGGCACAGACGCATCGAATATTTACGACGAAGAAGTCGCCGAGGAAGAGCTGGAGTGGtctgatgatgaagcagaAGCAGCGGCTAAACGGGAGAGAAAACAGAAGAAAAAAGGCAAAAAACAGCCAAGCGTTGCCGGAACCCCTCGGGGCGGTCGTACATCCTTGCCTTCTCGCGAACATTGGGATCATCATCATAATGACGAGACAGTGTCTGAGAGAGGAAGCTTGTATGGTGGTGGGGACGATAACCGATGGGAAGTAGGATCAGACGCCGGTTCAAATGCCAGTGGGCGTGGAAGGCCAATGCCAATATCTTACGGTGACTTAGACGATTTATCTGGTCAATCTACACGGGGAAGAGGTAGCGGTGGCAGAGGAGGTGGTCGAGGGAGGGGAAATCAAGGCAGGGATAGGGGACGTGGCCGAGGAGGACATTCCTCGTACCCTTCGTCCCCTCGACCAATACAGGACCAACCATATTCTAATCAGTGGCAGCCCGGACAACAGTTCATGCCTGCCTATCCTGCTTATGGTCAATCTTACCCTCAGATGATGCCATCCTATCCTCAGCAACCTCAAAATGCTTTTACTCAGCATGCATCATACGAGCCTCATCAGCCCTCCGCAGGCATGGGAGCAATTGCGCATACGTACACCCCCCAAGGCCAACAAGGTGTCCCAGGGATGTACTCTCCTCAAActcaacaacaacaacaggGAATGTACTCCCCGTATTCTCAAATGCAATATGGTGGGGCCACTCCTACGTATCCCATGCAACCCCAAGGACAGCAGGGCGGTGTTGCGATCAACCCTCGATTCGCCGCCCAATATCAGATGATGATGGGGATGGCGCAGATGCAGGCACAACAGCAAGGAGGGCAGGAGACGTCATATGGGTACGGGCAGCAGCAGGCGCAGCAGAATCACCAAGGACAAGAGCAGGGGCAGGAGCAACCCAGATATTAGATACAATTCGAAGGAGTTCTTTTGATTGCAGGATGATGAACTCTTATCGGCCTTTAAAATATGTATGCATGTCTATGGCACGATCGCAGTACATCAATCGATCCCAAAATGATATTAACGCCATTTGTAAAATTATATCCAGATGATCCACACCTATTCACAATCACCGCTTACTATTGTCGCTTTACTCTAGGGTCGAGCGACTCAAAACTGTCCTAATTTCCCGATGCTTCTCAAGCCAAGCAGGGAAATCAGTCTTCTCCAGAGGGAttccctcctccttcatctccaGCAAGAAATTGGCCAGAACAACGAGGGCGCCATCTACGGAAGATAAGCGACATGTCGATAAATAAATGAGATGACTTACATCGATATAGGTAGTTAATGGCCCTTGTTGTCTGAGCCTTGTGTTTCACCGATCCTGGTTCGGCTGCGTCGACTTGGAGCTTAAAGCTGTGGTGCTTTTAGTCTCCGCAATTGCAGTTTATCACGAAGGTGATTGAACTCACTCATATATTGCTTTCCTCAAGTTCTGCACCCCCTCCATTAGGTTGATGGCACGGTCTGTGATTCGCTTGGCCTCTGCGAAGATTGATTAGCTGCCTGGCCGAGGGTTCCTTGGCTCGATGCCTGACGAACCTTTTCCGTGGCTCATGACCGTAACCAATTGCAAGATGGTCTTGTACTCGCCTGACACAAAATGTTAGCCTAACTCATGATTCGATACCTGCTACTCACCGTTGAGGTATTGCGTTGCTTCGGCCACagcctcttcatcttcttcctcttcttcgtcacTAAAGAACCCGCCATCAAATGCCGAGTCATTGGAGGCGATAGTTGCAATCAGTGAAGCAATGGTCATACCAGTCGTGGTTCTCCCTCGTCCCATTTGGCAATTGAAGCTGTAACGGCCGGATCAGTTCTACCACAATTGGTCAGTAGGTGGGCCCATCACTTACACAAAATCGGTTCCCTGCTTCAACCCTTCAGTTACTCGGTCCAAAACCACCTGGAATGTGACGGGAAGCGGTGCTTGCTCGTCGGTCTACACAAGCAGTATCTCAGCTCGGCTATGAATGCCGGATATGGAGTAACTTACAATTGCGACTCGCATGTAATCGACCTTGTAGCCTTCGCTAATGACACTCTCATAGAGCTCCCTAGGGGTCATTATGTCGCTTTCCTGACATGTCTCCCAAATCGGGATGATTTCGTAGCAGCCCGCCTTTGTCTCCACTTCGTCGTGAAGTAGAAGGCGACCTTCTGATTGTCGCAATTCTTTGAGCACATCCTGTTTCATGGCAACTTCCATACGTTCGACTACGGCGGCCGTGACGCCGGTGGTCCTACGGTCGAACTTCAGCGGTCCAGTTGACGTGAGACATCTGAGGTCGGACTTACTCGACATTGGTCAGAGGCTTATCAACCAAACGCAGAACATGCGGTCGGGAGTGTATATACTATAGTCTCGTCAGAATAGTAAGACTTGTGACTATTGTTAAAGTACCCACAAGGACAGGCTCCTCTCTCAATGAGGTCCAAACCACTCCTCTGGATCCATCAGGACCGGCATCCATCTTCTTGAGAGCATTTCGCAAGCTATAAGTCCGTCAGTCAATCCTATTCATGTCTTATCAAAATGGCAGACAACTTACCCTTGGCAGGAAGGCATTCTAAAGGATCGTTTCATCAAATATTGCACAAAGATTAATTAAGAATAACTCACCCAGTACCATAAACGTAATGAGGCGGAACATGCTTGTTTTCCTCAGGGTGTGGCTCGCAGATAAGAGGGAGCCGTCGATAGTTAGCAGCACCTTCAACACGCCTATAACGCAAGTGTTAATACAGATTCAAGATACGACATAAGTCATGAGACACGCACTCGGGCAAACTCTGTTTTTGCAAGCCAGAGAAGAAGTCGGACTTGAGAATCTAGATTGGTATGGTTAGCAATCATATAAAAACCAACTTAAGACAACAGTCTTACGGTCTGAGCCGAGAGAATAGCCCCCGATCGGTTGGCAACGACTTGGGTAACTTCATCAGGAAGAGCCATACCATCGGCAGGCTCCATCTTTTCAATAGGCGCTAGACTCTCGAGACCACCGGCTTCCAACTCTTTCTCGAGCGTCTTGAAGACAGGGCGGTGTTTTACGAAAGATTCGAAAGAGTAAGGGTCTTGTTCGTCTGGTGCTCGGTCGTCAAGGTAAGCAGCGAAGAGCAAAAGGTGGTAATATCGCTTCAAGTGGTGAAGACCTAGGAGACATATCTATCAACACTGACTGATCATTGACAACGAATAGCCCACGTACCTAACTCAGTCAGCTTTCGTTTCTTATCAGGATCAGTAGCTTCTTGGGCCTCCACGTAAAGGTCTTCTATGACCTTTCGAACATTGAATTGGGTAGCGGTAGCGTCGATAGCTTCATCCACGACCTACATCCTTCCCGATCAGCACCAACACTTATCACAGCAACCGGAATTAGACATACCTGCTTAACGTCCAATCCGTTTCTGATCACTCGCAAACAGGAGTTGATAATCTGCCAGCTTGTGCTTGCTGACCCAGCAGCTGCGGTCGACTTTCTCAACATCGGTGGCCTACTTCTCGATGGTGTCCTAGGAGTTTGCAACTTCTGTCTATGGCCTTCCTTTAGCCAACGATGGATGAGAAGGACAATAACGGCTGTGGTACTGCTTCGGCCTCGACCGAGCTGGTCATTGAGTATGATAGCAGAAGATGAGAGGTTGCTTCGCATGCAGAGGTTAAGAAGCTCGGTAATGTCATGGAACTGACGTCGCTGCATCAGTCTCTTTGATCCATTCCAAGAATGTTGATTTAAAACCTACATCAGGAGATGACTCGGAAGTCACAGGAATTCTGACGAAGTTGAGATGAACATCCTTGCTAGCCGCAGCCGCCCTATCCATAACCTCTCGCAACGAGGCTACATCCTGCTTGTCAGCACTCTCCCACACAGGCATTACCTGTCCATCCGCTGTCTCGGTGTGGAGAAGTATTCGGCCCTGGAACTGTTCGATCTCAGTGATGACATCGCTCTTGAGACGTTGCTCAAGCATCTCAAGACGTGAAGAAGATACACCAGAATAGTCTCGCATGTTTCGTAGAGCCGTGCTATCTCGGCGGAGACAGTAAGGAGACCCTGGTCACAATGCATGCGTCAATTTTCAGGCTGAAAAGAAAGGTGACTACCCACCGTTGATCATGACTAGAGGTTCCTCTCGCAAGCAAACCCAGATAACGCTCTCGATGTTAGGCCATCTCTCATGGACTGtggagaggatggtggAGATCGCATCTTGAGTAGGCTGTCCAGTAGCGTAGATTGTGGAACCCTTGATTTGCCTGAAACCGATGGCCCCACGAACACCTTCGTTGGAGGAAGCAGATTCGGCC from Cryptococcus gattii WM276 chromosome E, complete sequence includes these protein-coding regions:
- a CDS encoding uncharacterized protein (Similar to SGTC gene model, INSD accession EAL20737.1); amino-acid sequence: MPTSPALSPTDNPSSSSLPSTDNMPTFFSPPSSHHVPPPRPSHLSHAVSSDRQSNSRRVSLATPDISSARPFSCMNSRVNDQAQKSKVLGLQDRLRNEVDGVVKRRSGGVLGRGYILKTGQQSLNNKAQGARGLIYDTNNIADHFPTGRAMDLDLNIQGAPNFRAPNEESLNVFGVCRLRLLCYASLLTLSQVAQPTSAGLKSILTLLGCQPAFLRRPARRGSAATSTPPTSFGDRRTSRTESPIRATALERYNSIDEREPQGKAIWFSTREETLIYCNGRPYVLRDASTPYQTLALSDRASNLEDIERRLKVDILDEARKYGGMILTHDELTAGTIIPTWVSVDEESIQTPKEVWDDMKRQGWKVDYWRIPIAPDTPIEHNYLDAYVSVLKNADPQTTALVFNCGMGVVRTTFAMCAAMLVRRKQLLLLGLEDPFASVTSSGFTTPSTMMPQAVQFKMQATLQQALNKSLLKVTRVLNRNLPSKHPSTAIDLLTTQPTLLDQLCRAHMGSYQIVLSLLSSLDQGKLMKQLVDAVIDSCDAVINLRENVMEERIKYSVAAMEDKKRQSHLEKALRSLEQYFDLIVFAAYVDEENAGTTGVSFSTFLKSRPEIWNQIKVLRRSGGNRLFVFAPVNDLSIISRFSEMDDKLDIHREVDLQGGKVLGDEWAEHVVTHRNGIMLRAKWVLLLKSDLWLAESASSNEGVRGAIGFRQIKGSTIYATGQPTQDAISTILSTVHERWPNIESVIWVCLREEPLVMINGSPYCLRRDSTALRNMRDYSGVSSSRLEMLEQRLKSDVITEIEQFQGRILLHTETADGQVMPVWESADKQDVASLREVMDRAAAASKDVHLNFVRIPVTSESSPDFHDITELLNLCMRSNLSSSAIILNDQLGRGRSSTTAVIVLLIHRWLKEGHRQKLQTPRTPSRSRPPMLRKSTAAAGSASTSWQIINSCLRVIRNGLDVKQVVDEAIDATATQFNVRKVIEDLYVEAQEATDPDKKRKLTELGLHHLKRYYHLLLFAAYLDDRAPDEQDPYSFESFVKHRPVFKTLEKELEAGGLESLAPIEKMEPADGMALPDEVTQVVANRSGAILSAQTILKSDFFSGLQKQSLPERVEGAANYRRLPLICEPHPEENKHVPPHYVYGTGMPSCQGLRNALKKMDAGPDGSRGVVWTSLREEPVLYIHSRPHVLRLVDKPLTNVETTGVTAAVVERMEVAMKQDVLKELRQSEGRLLLHDEVETKAGCYEIIPIWETCQESDIMTPRELYESVISEGYKVDYMRVAITDEQAPLPVTFQVVLDRVTEGLKQGTDFVFNCQMGRGRTTTGMTIASLIATIASNDSAFDGGFFSDEEEEEDEEAVAEATQYLNGEYKTILQLVTVMSHGKEAKRITDRAINLMEGVQNLRKAIYDFKLQVDAAEPGSVKHKAQTTRAINYLYRYGALVVLANFLLEMKEEGIPLEKTDFPAWLEKHREIRTVLSRSTLE
- a CDS encoding transporter, putative (Similar to TIGR gene model, INSD accession AAW43541.1): MSNNPMTTPSIGAQGSASTMPSFPPTSSNQSSFKAPPNPNIPQDIAVIMELVANNEVVGVLPPVDMSAAEKRKQVEDNLKNKKQVEENSSSDSDSSSEFESSSEGESEDEKVVNKKPMTAEEHQTLKAQLDAFIGENHDAADVEFEYDSDPESDDSEDYNFSLDKMGFEFMEDDEDIGPVDPGPVLSRNEAPLPAVQPPPMTKLPEGERLSLAGDVVSWMPEKKLETWLEKKAGGIEGGEEKGFVNVEKRVDEGLLPGVEESEAKEVEKELAIDPQPESVDISIETGAVAEQQTASKDTEAQTGQAASAAEELTKKASKTEPTFTSAGTVVVRAMQSRPGDFDDGWLEEGSILCWEDGRVLGTVYETFGPLTSPFYTVRLPPPPFPYPTPGSLATGTRLFYPFNPSYRSFVNMVAVRDPRYKGTDASNIYDEEVAEEELEWSDDEAEAAAKRERKQKKKGKKQPSVAGTPRGGRTSLPSREHWDHHHNDETVSERGSLYGGGDDNRWEVGSDAGSNASGRGRPMPISYGDLDDLSGQSTRGRGSGGRGGGRGRGNQGRDRGRGRGGHSSYPSSPRPIQDQPYSNQWQPGQQFMPAYPAYGQSYPQMMPSYPQQPQNAFTQHASYEPHQPSAGMGAIAHTYTPQGQQGVPGMYSPQTQQQQQGMYSPYSQMQYGGATPTYPMQPQGQQGGVAINPRFAAQYQMMMGMAQMQAQQQGGQETSYGYGQQQAQQNHQGQEQGQEQPRY